One Mangifera indica cultivar Alphonso chromosome 4, CATAS_Mindica_2.1, whole genome shotgun sequence genomic region harbors:
- the LOC123213840 gene encoding mitogen-activated protein kinase 9-like: MFDKEFFTEYGEASQYEIQEIIGIGSYGVVASALDTHTGEKVAIKKMKDVFEHVSDATRILREIKLLRMLKHQDIVEIKHIMLPPCRREFKDMYVVFELMEADLDQVIKANDDLTPDHHKFFLYQLLRALKYIHSANVFHRDLKPKNILANADCKLKLCDFGLARVSFTDAPSAIFWTDYVATRWYRAPELCGSFFSKYTPAIDIWSIGCIFAELITGRPLFPGKNVVHQLDLVTDLLGTPPMESIAAIRNEKARRYLSSLWKKHPVPFSQKFPGADPQALHLLERLLAFDPKDRPTAEEALADPYFHGLVNGKDEISRQPISKLKFEFERRKLTKEDVRELIYREILEYHPHMLQEYLQGTDHTGFMYPSGIEQFKRQFARLEEQYGKRERSIPLQRKYTSLPRERISSDDESTDLTDLAKKRTASVTRATLQSPPKLQDFAELKSASQNAPQNGSNHRNCGALLRSDSISSSKYVDVSK; the protein is encoded by the exons ATGTTTGACAAAGAATTCTTCACGGAATATGGTGAGGCAAGTCAATATGAAATACAGGAAATAATTGGGATAGGAAGCTATGGTGTTGTTGCATCTGCTTTGGATACTCATACAGGGGAGAAAGTAGCTATTAAGAAGATGAAAGATGTGTTTGAGCATGTTTCTGATGCCACGAGGATTTTAAGAGAAATCAAGCTGCTTCGGATGTTGAAACATCAAGACATTGTGGAAATAAAGCATATAATGCTTCCTCCTTGTCGAAGAGAATTTAAAGATATGTATGTTGTTTTTGAGCTGATGGAAGCTGATCTTGACCAAGTCATTAAGGCAAATGATGATCTCACTCCTGATCATCATAAGTTTTTCTTATACCAGCTTCTTCGAGCTCTCAAATATATTCACTCGG CAAACGTTTTTCATCGTGATTTAAAGCCTAAAAATATTCTTGCTAATGCGGACTGCAAACTGAAGCTTTGTGATTTTGGGCTTGCACGAGTATCATTTACCGATGCTCCTTCTGCTATTTTTTGGACT GATTATGTGGCGACTAGATGGTATCGTGCTCCTGAACTCTGTGGTTCATTTTTCTCCAAA TACACCCCTGCTATTGATATATGGAGCATAGGATGCATATTTGCAGAATTGATAACAGGAAGACCTTTGTTTCCTGGGAAGAATGTGGTGCATCAACTGGACCTCGTGACTGATTTGCTTGGCACTCCTCCCATGGAATCCATAGCAGCG ATTCGGAATGAAAAGGCTAGAAGATATTTGAGTAGTTTGTGGAAAAAGCACCCAGTTCCTTTTTCACAAAAATTCCCTGGTGCAGATCCACAAGCTCTGCATTTACTGGAGCGCTTGCTTGCATTTGATCCTAAAGATCGTCCAACTGCTGAAGAG GCTTTAGCTGATCCATATTTTCATGGACTGGTAAATGGGAAAGATGAAATATCTAGGCAAcccatttcaaaacttaagttcGAATTTGAAAGGAGGAAGCTGACAAAAGAGGATGTGAGAGAGCTAATTTATAGAGAG ATTCTAGAGTATCACCCACACATGCTGCAAGAGTACCTTCAAGGCACAGACCATACTGGCTTCATGTATCCAAG TGGTATCGAACAGTTTAAGCGACAGTTCGCCCGTCTTGAGGAGCAGTAtggtaaaagagaaagaagcaTCCCACTTCAAAGAAAGTATACTTCCTTGCCAAG GGAAAGAATCAGTTCTGATGATGAGTCCACTGATCTAACTGATCTTGCAAAAAAGCGAACTGCTTCTGTTACTCGGGCAACTCTTCAGAGCCCTCCAAAATTGCAGGATTTTGCAGAATTGAAGTCTGCTAGTCAAAATGCTCCGCAGAATGGCTCTAACCATCGAAACTGTGGCGCCCTCTTGAGGAGCGATAGCATAAGTTCTTCAAAGTATGTCGACGTGAGCAAATGA
- the LOC123213841 gene encoding nudix hydrolase 25-like, with protein sequence MEGLPSGYRPHVGVCLINSDSQVFVASRLNVPGAWQMPQGAIEDGEDPKSAALRELQEETGVVSAEIIAEVPNWLTHDFPPAVKAKVNRLWGGEWHGQAQKWFLMRLTNDDTEIKLGNADPEFAEWKWASPDEVIEQAVDYKRPTYEEVMKTFGPYLIGNGRAAKCKSTKW encoded by the exons ATGGAGGGCCTTCCCTCTGGCTATCGCCCTCACGTCGGTGTCTGTCTCATCAACTCTGACTCTCAG GTTTTTGTGGCGTCAAGGTTGAATGTTCCAGGAGCGTGGCAGATGCCTCAG GGGGCAATTGAAGATGGTGAGGACCCCAAGTCTGCAGCCTTAAGGGAATTGCAAGAGGAAACTGGAGTAGTGTCAGCTGAAATTATTGCTGAG GTACCGAATTGGTTGACTCATGACTTTCCTCCTGCTGTCAAAGCCAAGGTGAATCGTCTTTGGGGAGGTGAATGGCATGGACAGGCGCAGAAGTG GTTCCTAATGAGATTGACAAATGATGACACTGAGATCAAGCTAGGAAATGCAGACCCAGAATTTGCAGAGTGGAAATGGGCAAGTCCTGATGAAGTTATCGAGCAG GCAGTGGACTACAAGAGGCCAACCTACGAGGAAGTTATGAAAACATTCGGGCCTTACCTCATCGGCAATGGACGAGCTGCAAAATGTAAGTCAACGAAATGGTGA